The Sphingobium sp. JS3065 genome includes a region encoding these proteins:
- the dcd gene encoding dCTP deaminase translates to MSILSDKWIREQAQTNGMIEPFVESQRRDGCISYGLSSYGYDARVADEFKIFTNVDSAVVDPKDFAANSFVDRKTDCCIIPPNSFALARTVEYFRVPRDVLVICLGKSTYARCGIIVNVTPLEPGWEGHVTLEFSNTTPLPAKIYANEGACQFLFLKGNEPCETSYADRAGKYMGQQGVTLPRL, encoded by the coding sequence ATGTCGATATTGTCGGATAAATGGATTCGCGAACAGGCCCAGACCAACGGCATGATCGAACCGTTCGTGGAGAGCCAGCGGCGCGACGGCTGCATCAGCTATGGCCTGTCCTCCTACGGCTATGATGCGCGGGTGGCGGACGAATTCAAGATCTTCACCAATGTCGACAGCGCCGTGGTGGACCCCAAGGATTTCGCGGCGAACAGCTTCGTCGACCGCAAGACCGACTGCTGCATCATCCCGCCCAACAGCTTCGCGCTGGCGCGGACGGTCGAATATTTCCGGGTGCCCCGCGACGTGCTGGTCATCTGTCTGGGCAAGTCCACCTATGCGCGGTGCGGCATCATCGTGAACGTCACGCCGCTGGAACCGGGCTGGGAAGGCCATGTGACGCTGGAATTTTCCAACACCACGCCGCTGCCCGCCAAAATCTACGCCAATGAGGGCGCCTGCCAGTTCCTGTTCCTCAAGGGGAATGAGCCGTGCGAGACCAGCTATGCCGACCGTGCCGGCAAATATATGGGGCAGCAGGGCGTCACATTGCCGCGCCTTTGA
- a CDS encoding cytidine deaminase: MSGTEELIEAARGAMANAHAPYSRFAVGAAVRLTDGRIVTGCNFENASYGLSLCAETVALATVNAQGRMADVEAIAVVGGAMGADGSIAGDAIVTPCGRCRQIMNEAEQMAGRTLAIYCAAPDGVAVVQHSVAELLPHAFGPVDLGVNPGKS; encoded by the coding sequence ATGAGCGGAACGGAAGAACTGATCGAGGCGGCGCGCGGGGCGATGGCGAACGCCCACGCGCCCTATAGCCGCTTTGCCGTCGGCGCTGCCGTGCGGCTGACCGACGGACGGATCGTCACCGGCTGCAATTTCGAAAATGCGAGCTATGGCCTTTCGCTCTGCGCGGAAACGGTGGCGCTGGCGACGGTCAATGCGCAGGGCCGCATGGCCGATGTGGAGGCGATCGCGGTCGTCGGGGGCGCCATGGGGGCGGATGGCTCCATTGCGGGCGACGCCATCGTCACGCCCTGCGGCCGGTGCCGCCAGATCATGAACGAAGCCGAGCAGATGGCCGGAAGGACGCTCGCCATCTACTGCGCGGCGCCGGATGGGGTCGCGGTGGTCCAACATAGCGTCGCTGAATTATTGCCTCATGCCTTCGGTCCCGTGGACCTGGGCGTCAATCCCGGAAAGAGCTGA
- a CDS encoding metallophosphoesterase, protein MLMPFRRRKVPGDMRAPSVGGNVRVYAIGDIHGRDDLFAELLDRIAQDDAHRPPLPRLLILLGDLVDRGPQSAQVVERAMELARSDEHVRFIKGNHEEMFIAAARGSAQAARYFRRLGGVETLASYGLAADESAAMNDEALAQWMLTHISRAHVDFLDDFPDMLPLGDYLFVHAGVRPRIALDAQIPGDLRWIRGDFLNHRRHFGKMIVHGHNISEDVDVQPNRIGIDTGAFRTGRLTAIGLEEDRRWFLQTGA, encoded by the coding sequence ATGCTGATGCCCTTTCGCCGCCGGAAAGTGCCTGGGGACATGCGCGCCCCCAGCGTGGGCGGAAACGTGCGCGTCTATGCGATCGGCGACATTCATGGCCGGGACGATCTGTTTGCAGAATTACTGGACAGGATCGCGCAGGATGATGCCCATCGCCCTCCCCTGCCCCGGCTGCTGATCCTGCTGGGCGATCTGGTGGACCGCGGACCGCAATCGGCGCAGGTCGTCGAGCGGGCGATGGAACTGGCGCGATCGGATGAGCATGTCCGCTTCATCAAGGGCAATCATGAGGAAATGTTCATCGCGGCGGCGCGGGGCAGCGCGCAGGCGGCGCGCTATTTCCGGCGCCTGGGGGGGGTGGAGACGCTGGCCAGCTACGGCCTGGCGGCCGATGAGAGCGCGGCCATGAACGATGAGGCGCTGGCGCAATGGATGCTGACGCACATCTCCCGCGCCCATGTCGATTTCCTGGACGATTTTCCCGACATGCTGCCGCTGGGCGACTATCTGTTCGTGCATGCCGGGGTGCGGCCGCGCATCGCCCTCGACGCGCAGATTCCCGGTGATCTGCGCTGGATCAGGGGCGATTTCCTGAACCACCGGCGACACTTCGGCAAGATGATCGTCCACGGCCACAACATCAGCGAGGATGTGGACGTTCAACCCAACCGGATCGGCATCGACACCGGCGCCTTCCGCACCGGCCGGCTGACCGCGATCGGACTGGAGGAAGATCGGCGCTGGTTTCTGCAAACCGGCGCCTGA
- a CDS encoding DUF934 domain-containing protein — protein MVEFLSFRKGEATQEPAVTVESFTGQSNSTAVRIEAGEDARELLPYLDRLSLVEVNFPAYGDGRGYSAARILREAGYQGELRAMGDVLVDQIVAMRRCGFDSFRPDKALDDAAVERALNRYADVYQKTVDGRRPVWAKRHPETANG, from the coding sequence ATGGTTGAGTTCCTGTCCTTCCGCAAAGGCGAAGCCACGCAGGAACCCGCCGTGACGGTCGAATCCTTCACCGGCCAGTCCAACTCGACCGCCGTGCGGATCGAAGCGGGCGAGGATGCGCGCGAATTGCTGCCTTATCTCGACCGGCTGTCGCTGGTCGAGGTGAACTTCCCCGCCTATGGCGACGGGCGCGGCTATTCGGCGGCGCGGATTTTGCGTGAGGCCGGATATCAGGGCGAACTGCGCGCCATGGGCGATGTGCTGGTAGACCAGATCGTCGCGATGCGCCGCTGCGGTTTCGACAGCTTCCGGCCCGACAAGGCGCTGGACGATGCCGCCGTGGAACGCGCCCTCAACCGCTATGCCGACGTCTATCAGAAGACCGTCGACGGCCGCCGCCCGGTCTGGGCGAAACGGCACCCGGAGACTGCGAATGGCTGA
- a CDS encoding glycoside hydrolase family 25 protein, whose translation MVFAVLGLLVLGAWLYARDWAPDREEFPTQGVSISSDNGTIEWGTLAAQGTDFAYIRAASDGRFRDPAFEANWAGARAAGMRYGASLDFSLCAKASDQATGFITMVPRDNAALPPVIRLAFEPGCRARPGQDAVLSELNTLINLIESHSGTPVVLNVSDDFDAQYGIASGINRTLWLDRNFFPPDSEKRKWVMWTASDMRHIDGIDGPVRWDVMPR comes from the coding sequence GTGGTTTTCGCCGTTCTGGGACTGCTGGTCCTGGGTGCGTGGCTTTATGCCCGCGACTGGGCGCCGGACCGGGAAGAATTTCCGACCCAGGGCGTTTCCATATCATCCGACAACGGGACCATCGAATGGGGCACGCTGGCGGCGCAGGGCACGGATTTCGCCTATATCCGCGCGGCCAGCGACGGGCGGTTCCGCGATCCGGCGTTCGAGGCCAATTGGGCGGGGGCGCGGGCAGCGGGCATGCGCTATGGCGCATCGCTCGATTTCAGCCTGTGCGCGAAGGCCAGCGATCAGGCGACCGGATTCATAACCATGGTGCCGCGCGACAATGCCGCCCTGCCGCCCGTGATCCGACTGGCGTTCGAGCCGGGCTGCCGGGCGCGGCCGGGGCAGGATGCGGTGCTGTCGGAATTGAATACGCTGATCAATCTGATCGAAAGCCATTCCGGCACGCCGGTCGTCCTGAACGTCAGCGACGATTTCGATGCGCAATATGGCATTGCATCCGGGATCAATCGGACATTGTGGCTGGATCGCAACTTCTTTCCTCCCGATAGCGAAAAGCGCAAATGGGTGATGTGGACAGCCAGCGATATGCGGCATATCGACGGCATCGACGGTCCGGTGAGATGGGATGTGATGCCGCGATGA
- a CDS encoding nitrite/sulfite reductase, protein MYRYDSYDQSIVDARVEEFRDQVQRRLAGHLTEDQFKPLRLMNGLYLQLHAYMLRVAIPYGTLSGRQMRKLGEIAAKYDKGYGHFTTRQNLQYNWIKLADAPDILAELATVEMHAIQTSGNCIRNISSDQYAGVSADEVTDPRPWAELLRQWSTFHPEFTYLPRKFKICVIANEEDRAAMRLHDIGLKLVSRDGPNGKQIGAEVYAGGGMGRTPMVAPQIRDFVPEEEIVSYLEACLRVYNRYGRRDNKYKARIKILVHELGVEEYKRQVEEEYAHMRELGLNPPTEELDRIRPFFAGPAYETGLSDDLDLSDPAFALWVDRQVAAHKQPGYAIVNISLKPRGGIPGDASAEQIGLVADLAETYSLDELRVTHAQNLVLPHVKKADLYAIWQKLDEAGLAEANLDLITDIIACPGLDYCSLANARSIPLAQKLSERFGSIERQKDLGELKVKISGCINACGHHHAGHIGVLGVDRKGVENFQLSLGGSGAEDASVGQITGPGFSEDGVVDAIEKVTNLYLAEREEGERFLDTYRRLGMKPFKEAIYG, encoded by the coding sequence ACGACAGCTACGACCAGTCCATCGTCGACGCCCGGGTCGAGGAATTTCGCGATCAGGTGCAACGCCGCCTGGCCGGGCATCTGACCGAGGATCAGTTCAAGCCGCTGCGGCTGATGAACGGCCTCTACCTGCAATTGCACGCCTATATGCTGCGCGTCGCCATCCCCTATGGCACGCTGTCGGGCAGGCAGATGCGCAAGCTGGGCGAGATCGCGGCGAAATATGACAAGGGTTACGGCCATTTCACCACGCGGCAGAACCTGCAATATAATTGGATCAAGCTGGCCGACGCGCCGGACATATTGGCCGAACTCGCCACGGTCGAGATGCACGCCATCCAGACCAGCGGCAATTGCATCCGCAATATCTCGTCCGATCAATATGCGGGCGTTTCCGCCGACGAAGTGACCGATCCCCGCCCCTGGGCGGAATTGCTGCGCCAATGGTCGACCTTCCATCCGGAATTCACCTATCTGCCGCGCAAGTTCAAGATTTGCGTGATCGCCAATGAGGAAGATCGCGCCGCCATGCGGTTGCATGACATCGGCCTGAAACTGGTATCGCGGGACGGCCCGAACGGAAAACAAATCGGCGCGGAAGTCTATGCCGGCGGCGGCATGGGCCGCACGCCGATGGTTGCGCCGCAAATCAGGGATTTTGTGCCGGAGGAGGAGATCGTCTCCTATCTGGAAGCGTGCCTGCGCGTGTACAACCGCTACGGCCGCCGCGACAACAAGTATAAGGCGCGGATCAAGATCCTGGTCCACGAACTGGGCGTCGAGGAATATAAGCGACAGGTCGAGGAAGAATATGCGCATATGCGCGAACTCGGTCTCAATCCGCCGACCGAGGAACTGGACCGCATCCGGCCCTTCTTCGCGGGACCGGCATATGAGACGGGCCTGAGCGACGATCTGGACCTTTCCGATCCGGCCTTTGCCCTCTGGGTGGACCGTCAGGTCGCGGCGCACAAACAGCCGGGCTATGCCATCGTCAATATCAGCCTGAAACCGCGCGGCGGGATTCCGGGCGATGCTTCGGCGGAGCAGATCGGACTGGTGGCCGATCTGGCCGAAACCTATTCGCTCGACGAACTGCGCGTGACCCACGCGCAGAACCTCGTCCTGCCGCATGTGAAGAAGGCGGACCTTTACGCCATCTGGCAGAAGCTGGATGAGGCCGGGCTGGCCGAAGCCAATCTGGACCTGATCACCGACATCATCGCCTGCCCTGGCCTTGATTATTGCAGCCTGGCCAATGCCCGGTCGATCCCGTTGGCGCAGAAGCTGTCGGAGCGTTTTGGCTCGATAGAACGCCAGAAGGATCTGGGCGAACTGAAGGTCAAGATTTCCGGCTGCATCAACGCCTGCGGCCACCACCATGCGGGGCATATCGGCGTGCTGGGCGTGGACCGGAAGGGCGTGGAGAATTTCCAGCTTTCCCTTGGCGGATCGGGCGCGGAGGATGCCAGCGTCGGCCAGATCACTGGCCCCGGCTTTTCCGAGGACGGCGTGGTCGACGCCATCGAGAAGGTCACGAACCTCTATCTTGCCGAGCGGGAGGAAGGCGAACGCTTTCTCGACACCTATCGCCGTCTTGGCATGAAGCCCTTTAAGGAGGCGATCTATGGTTGA
- a CDS encoding TonB-dependent receptor plug domain-containing protein — protein sequence MRIRHALARVALTACLGSPVDLMAASKTDAALSQRHKFDIAPQPLSSALRQLSAQSGVRILFPYDEVVAIRSRRVQGWLSTDDALDRLLAGTAFKHSEAGVGVVALIIPANRSTTRRSPLAVQLAQVGVAGAAAPVSMTPGTEAEEASTPIIVTGTRQTTRTVAESLAPIDVLSARDLEASGKQSVRDLLGTLVPSINVSNSGAGASFAVKTLSLRGLAGDQLLVLVNGKRRHNTATLFINGTTQNGQSPPDLDLIPSSSIERIEVLRDGASAQYGSDAIAGVVNILLKDDASGTAAFLSGATADGGGEQGRFQISKGFRIGDGGHVHFTLDAYLQGRTYRSAPNPGLFYARMGQLYSSTTGALDPREATVDRNVNKGGQPQVSGVNFAYDLSLPVNDMVEFYLFGTASRRHSDAWLTYRFPDAPNNIPELFPNGYSPHLHIYDEDFQAAAGLRGDLSDTFHYDLSSSFARDWVKYRENSVLNASLGPASPTDMHIGSVTSKEWTTNLDIRKMVDLGLAEPLLAALGAEYRWNGYAIGAGDPESYVDGGYRSTGGANAGVLRTSGSQGVTGFPLSSAGKWNRHSWSAYLNLEQQVAEGVEVALAGRHEDYSDFGTTDTGKASLRIEPVRGLALRGTASTGFRAPTLQQQHYSSASTINVGGVLLPVSALPVDSPAAVALGATPLKPEKSRNLSAGIVLTPTTRLNITVDAYQIRIRDRILLSETLQGPLVRNVLAAAGITSSAGGFYFSNAADTRTRGLDVVSTWRADLSDLGHAVFSLSANFNKTVFTHVDAVPPVLASSDLTLIGRSKRGDFTKGTPREKFIANILWTKGPASLNLRATRYGKVTMVHPTTSSLDAEIDPKIIVDLEAGMELRKGIRLTAGANNLFNSYPDKLLPILQGNGFSLYNQYSPYGVSGGFYYGRLNFEF from the coding sequence ATGCGTATTCGCCATGCATTGGCGAGGGTCGCCCTTACCGCCTGCCTTGGGTCGCCCGTGGATCTTATGGCGGCTTCGAAAACCGACGCGGCGCTGTCGCAACGCCACAAGTTCGACATTGCGCCTCAGCCGCTGAGCAGCGCCCTGCGTCAGCTATCGGCGCAATCGGGCGTGCGCATCCTGTTCCCCTATGACGAAGTCGTCGCCATCCGCAGCCGGCGCGTCCAGGGCTGGCTGTCGACCGACGACGCGCTGGACCGGTTGCTGGCCGGAACCGCATTCAAACATAGCGAGGCGGGCGTGGGGGTCGTCGCCCTCATCATCCCGGCGAATCGCAGCACCACCCGCCGCAGTCCCCTGGCGGTCCAGTTAGCTCAGGTCGGCGTGGCCGGCGCGGCGGCGCCGGTCTCCATGACGCCGGGGACCGAGGCGGAGGAAGCGTCGACCCCCATCATCGTCACCGGCACCCGCCAGACCACGCGCACCGTCGCGGAAAGCCTGGCCCCCATCGACGTGCTGAGCGCCAGGGATCTGGAAGCCAGCGGCAAGCAGTCTGTCCGCGACCTGCTGGGAACGCTGGTGCCGTCGATCAACGTGTCGAACAGCGGCGCCGGGGCCAGCTTCGCGGTCAAGACGCTGTCGCTGCGCGGGCTTGCGGGGGACCAGTTGCTGGTTCTGGTGAACGGCAAGCGGCGGCACAATACGGCGACCCTCTTCATCAACGGCACGACCCAGAACGGCCAGTCGCCGCCGGACCTGGACCTCATCCCTTCCTCCTCCATCGAACGGATAGAGGTGCTGCGCGACGGAGCCTCGGCCCAATATGGGTCGGACGCGATCGCGGGCGTGGTCAACATCCTGCTGAAGGACGACGCCAGCGGCACCGCCGCCTTCCTGAGCGGCGCCACGGCGGACGGCGGCGGCGAACAGGGCCGGTTCCAGATCAGCAAAGGCTTCCGCATCGGTGACGGCGGCCATGTCCATTTCACGCTGGACGCCTATCTTCAGGGGCGCACCTATCGCAGCGCGCCCAATCCCGGCCTGTTCTACGCACGGATGGGCCAGCTCTATTCCTCCACCACCGGCGCGCTCGACCCGCGGGAGGCGACCGTCGACCGCAATGTCAACAAGGGCGGCCAGCCGCAGGTTTCCGGCGTCAACTTCGCCTATGACCTGTCCCTGCCGGTGAACGACATGGTGGAATTCTACCTGTTCGGCACGGCATCGCGGCGGCACAGCGACGCCTGGCTGACCTATCGCTTCCCCGATGCGCCGAACAACATCCCGGAACTCTTCCCCAACGGCTACAGCCCCCATCTCCATATCTATGATGAGGATTTCCAGGCGGCGGCAGGGCTGCGCGGCGATCTGTCGGACACGTTCCACTATGACCTGTCCAGCAGCTTCGCCCGCGACTGGGTGAAATATCGGGAAAACTCCGTCCTCAACGCATCGCTCGGCCCGGCAAGCCCGACCGACATGCATATCGGTTCCGTCACGTCGAAAGAGTGGACGACCAATCTCGACATCCGGAAAATGGTCGACCTGGGACTGGCCGAACCGCTGCTGGCGGCGTTGGGCGCGGAATATCGCTGGAACGGCTACGCCATCGGCGCGGGCGACCCAGAATCCTATGTCGACGGCGGCTATCGGTCGACCGGCGGCGCCAATGCGGGCGTGCTGCGCACCTCCGGATCGCAGGGCGTGACGGGCTTTCCGCTCTCCTCCGCAGGGAAATGGAACCGCCACAGTTGGAGCGCCTATCTGAACCTGGAACAGCAGGTCGCGGAGGGTGTCGAAGTCGCTCTGGCGGGGCGGCATGAGGATTATTCCGACTTCGGCACCACCGACACCGGCAAGGCTTCGCTGCGCATCGAGCCGGTGCGCGGCCTGGCGCTGCGCGGCACGGCCAGCACCGGCTTCCGCGCCCCGACGCTGCAACAGCAGCATTATTCCTCCGCCAGCACCATCAATGTCGGCGGCGTGCTGTTGCCCGTGTCGGCGCTGCCGGTGGATTCCCCCGCCGCCGTCGCGTTGGGGGCCACGCCGCTGAAGCCGGAAAAATCGAGGAACCTGTCCGCTGGCATCGTCCTCACGCCCACGACGCGCCTCAACATCACGGTCGATGCCTATCAGATCAGGATCAGGGACCGCATTCTCCTTTCCGAAACCCTGCAAGGGCCGCTGGTGCGCAACGTGCTGGCGGCGGCGGGCATCACCTCCTCGGCGGGCGGCTTCTACTTCTCCAACGCCGCCGATACGCGGACGCGGGGGCTGGACGTGGTCAGCACCTGGCGCGCCGACCTCAGCGATCTGGGCCATGCGGTGTTCAGCCTGTCGGCCAATTTCAACAAGACCGTCTTCACCCATGTCGATGCCGTGCCGCCCGTGCTGGCCAGTTCCGACCTGACGCTGATCGGCCGCTCTAAACGGGGCGATTTCACCAAGGGCACGCCACGCGAAAAGTTCATCGCCAACATCCTCTGGACAAAGGGACCGGCCAGCCTGAACCTGCGCGCAACCCGTTATGGCAAGGTGACGATGGTCCACCCGACCACGTCTTCGCTGGATGCGGAGATCGACCCGAAGATCATCGTCGATCTGGAAGCCGGGATGGAACTGCGCAAGGGCATCAGGCTGACGGCGGGCGCCAATAATCTGTTCAACAGCTATCCCGACAAATTGCTGCCCATATTGCAAGGCAACGGCTTCTCGCTCTACAATCAATATTCGCCCTATGGCGTCAGCGGGGGCTTTTATTACGGTCGGTTGAACTTCGAATTCTGA
- a CDS encoding replicative DNA helicase, with translation MVELVQMNNPAETGVTELPRNVEAEAALLGALMIDNRIAEDVQLKLKPEHFFEPLHGRIYESVMKLVERDMVANPVTLKPMLEQDPALKELGGVGYLAQLTGNGAALLGARDFATQIYDLALLRQLVQVGRELVENALDTSEDVNPREQIEQAEVALYKVSEGEGESGSVKSFATATTMAVQVAERALNSGGHVSGITTGINSLNEKIGGMHNSDLMILAGRPGMGKTSLATNIAYNTASRWLRDNADGIPPEKNMGAKTAFFSLEMSADQLATRVLAEQSGISGEALRMGKISRSDFQNLSRAARELQELPLFIDDTPGLTIAALRTRARRLKRRHDIGFVVVDYLQLLQGTGKGDNRVNEISEISRGLKTLAKELNCPVLALSQLSRAVEQREDKRPQLSDLRESGSIEQDADMVWFVFREDYYVAAKEPGNKESSEHLEWAQEMERIYGLAELIVAKQRHGSTGRIRMKFDAKITRFSDLAEGSYMEDYD, from the coding sequence ATGGTTGAACTGGTCCAAATGAATAACCCCGCCGAAACAGGCGTCACCGAACTTCCCCGTAACGTCGAGGCGGAGGCCGCGCTGCTTGGCGCGTTGATGATCGACAATCGCATCGCCGAAGATGTGCAGTTGAAGTTGAAACCCGAACATTTCTTCGAACCGCTGCACGGCCGCATATATGAATCCGTGATGAAGCTGGTCGAGCGTGACATGGTCGCGAACCCGGTCACGCTGAAACCGATGCTGGAGCAGGATCCGGCGCTCAAGGAACTGGGCGGCGTCGGCTATCTGGCGCAATTGACGGGCAATGGCGCGGCGTTGCTGGGTGCGCGGGATTTCGCGACGCAGATATATGATCTGGCGCTTCTGCGGCAGCTTGTACAGGTCGGCCGTGAACTGGTTGAAAATGCCCTGGATACCAGCGAGGATGTGAATCCCCGCGAGCAGATAGAGCAGGCCGAAGTGGCGCTCTACAAGGTGTCGGAAGGGGAGGGTGAAAGCGGATCGGTCAAGAGCTTCGCCACCGCCACCACCATGGCGGTGCAGGTCGCGGAGCGCGCCCTCAACAGCGGCGGCCATGTGTCGGGCATCACCACCGGTATCAACAGCCTGAACGAGAAAATCGGCGGCATGCACAATTCGGACTTGATGATCCTGGCGGGTCGTCCGGGTATGGGCAAGACCTCGCTTGCCACCAATATCGCCTATAATACCGCCTCGCGCTGGCTGCGGGACAATGCCGACGGCATTCCGCCCGAAAAGAATATGGGTGCGAAAACGGCCTTTTTCAGCCTGGAAATGTCCGCGGATCAGCTAGCGACTCGCGTGCTGGCCGAACAGTCGGGCATCAGCGGCGAAGCGTTGCGCATGGGCAAGATCAGCCGGTCCGATTTCCAGAATCTCTCCCGCGCGGCGCGGGAGTTGCAGGAATTGCCGCTGTTCATCGACGATACGCCGGGCCTGACCATTGCGGCGCTGCGCACCCGCGCCCGTCGGTTGAAGCGCCGCCATGATATCGGCTTCGTCGTGGTCGACTATCTCCAATTGCTCCAGGGTACTGGAAAGGGAGACAACCGCGTCAATGAAATTTCTGAAATTTCCCGTGGCTTGAAGACGCTGGCGAAGGAATTGAACTGCCCGGTCCTGGCGCTGTCCCAGCTCAGCCGCGCCGTCGAGCAGCGTGAGGACAAGCGGCCGCAGCTTTCCGACCTGCGCGAATCAGGCTCGATCGAGCAGGACGCGGACATGGTCTGGTTCGTGTTCCGCGAGGATTATTATGTCGCCGCCAAGGAGCCGGGGAACAAGGAAAGTTCCGAACATCTGGAATGGGCGCAGGAAATGGAGCGCATCTACGGCCTGGCCGAGTTGATCGTGGCGAAGCAGCGCCACGGCTCCACCGGCCGCATCCGCATGAAGTTCGATGCGAAGATCACGCGCTTCTCGGACTTGGCGGAAGGCAGCTATATGGAGGATTATGATTGA
- a CDS encoding MAPEG family protein, giving the protein MAVELKILAWSCLLLLVHIFAAAHIKTRQYGTKWNMGARDEELPPLNAVGGRLVRAQANFLETYPIAIITLLGVVVAGKTSDMTAVGGWLWLGARIIYLPLYGMGIPALRTLVHLASLVGLGLVFQALVS; this is encoded by the coding sequence ATGGCCGTTGAATTGAAGATATTGGCGTGGAGTTGCTTGCTGCTGCTGGTACATATCTTCGCGGCCGCCCACATCAAGACGCGGCAATATGGCACGAAATGGAATATGGGCGCGCGTGACGAGGAGTTGCCGCCCCTTAACGCTGTCGGCGGGCGGCTGGTGCGGGCGCAGGCGAATTTTCTGGAGACTTATCCGATCGCCATCATCACCCTGCTGGGCGTGGTGGTCGCGGGCAAGACCAGCGATATGACGGCGGTTGGCGGCTGGCTCTGGCTGGGTGCCCGCATCATATATCTGCCGCTTTACGGTATGGGCATCCCGGCGTTGCGGACACTGGTCCATCTGGCGAGCCTCGTGGGACTGGGGCTGGTTTTCCAGGCTCTCGTAAGCTGA
- a CDS encoding UPF0262 family protein, translating to MADPRIIDITLDERTILWRNADVEQERRIAIFDLLEDNYFAPQRVHEDGYAGPYKVHLRVEEGRLVIEIRRENGDPLEAIILSLGRFRRPIRDYFAICDSYYQAISNASPQQIETVDMARRGIHNAAAETLIERLEGKIKVDFDTARRLFTLICVLHIKG from the coding sequence ATGGCCGATCCGCGCATCATCGATATCACGCTCGACGAGCGGACGATCCTCTGGCGCAACGCCGATGTGGAGCAGGAACGGCGCATCGCCATTTTCGACCTGCTGGAAGACAATTATTTCGCACCGCAACGGGTGCATGAGGACGGCTATGCCGGTCCCTACAAGGTGCATCTGCGCGTCGAGGAAGGGCGGCTGGTCATCGAGATCCGGCGGGAGAATGGCGATCCGCTGGAGGCCATCATCCTGAGCCTGGGCCGTTTCCGCCGCCCGATCCGCGACTATTTCGCGATCTGCGACAGCTATTATCAGGCGATCAGCAACGCATCGCCGCAGCAGATCGAAACGGTGGACATGGCGCGCCGGGGCATCCACAATGCCGCCGCCGAGACGCTGATCGAGCGGCTGGAGGGCAAGATCAAGGTCGACTTCGACACGGCCCGTCGCCTCTTCACGCTGATCTGCGTCCTGCACATCAAGGGGTAA
- a CDS encoding phosphoadenylyl-sulfate reductase, which produces MAEPARRIDVIDARPAFTQADADTLNARFEGVDTLSMLKTVFAEGLAGNVAVVSSFGTESAVLLSLIAKADRTVPVIFVDTLKMFAETLDYRETLIRTLGFTDSRAVAPHADVLAQKDETGLRWSYDPDGCCEIRKVEPMNRAKDGLDAWISGRKAFQSVTRQNLPRFEIEDGRLKINPLGDWTKDDLEAWFEAEKLPRHPLEAQGYLSIGCEPCTSKVLPGEDPRAGRWRGWDKVECGIHSPVTPIPAPAADPDDPANQPVF; this is translated from the coding sequence ATGGCTGAACCTGCCCGCCGGATTGACGTGATCGACGCCCGTCCCGCCTTTACCCAGGCCGACGCGGACACGCTGAATGCGCGTTTCGAGGGCGTCGACACGCTGTCGATGCTCAAGACCGTCTTTGCCGAAGGGCTGGCGGGGAATGTCGCCGTCGTCTCCTCCTTCGGCACCGAAAGCGCGGTGCTGCTGTCGCTGATCGCCAAAGCGGACAGGACGGTGCCTGTGATCTTCGTCGATACGCTGAAGATGTTCGCCGAGACGCTGGATTATCGCGAGACGCTGATCAGGACGCTGGGCTTCACCGACAGCCGGGCGGTCGCGCCCCATGCGGACGTGCTGGCGCAGAAGGACGAAACCGGCCTGCGCTGGTCCTACGATCCCGACGGCTGCTGCGAAATCCGCAAGGTCGAGCCGATGAACCGCGCCAAGGATGGCCTGGATGCCTGGATTTCCGGGCGCAAGGCGTTCCAGTCGGTGACGCGCCAGAACCTGCCCCGCTTCGAGATCGAGGATGGGCGGCTGAAGATCAATCCGCTGGGCGATTGGACCAAGGACGATCTGGAGGCCTGGTTCGAGGCGGAGAAGCTGCCCCGCCATCCGCTGGAGGCGCAGGGCTATCTGTCGATCGGCTGCGAACCCTGCACGTCCAAGGTGCTGCCGGGCGAAGACCCCCGCGCCGGGCGCTGGCGCGGGTGGGACAAGGTGGAGTGCGGGATTCACTCGCCGGTGACGCCGATCCCCGCCCCTGCGGCCGATCCGGACGATCCGGCCAACCAGCCGGTATTCTGA